Proteins encoded together in one Coffea arabica cultivar ET-39 chromosome 2c, Coffea Arabica ET-39 HiFi, whole genome shotgun sequence window:
- the LOC113728179 gene encoding NADPH HC-toxin reductase 1 isoform X2, with product MNTKVCVTGATGYLGSALVHKLLEKGYAVHATLRNLGDASKTGLLKALPHADTRLLLFQADIYNPDEFGPAIQGCQVVFHVATPLQHDASSSQYKNTCEAAVAGVKAIVASCIKSGTVKQLIYTASVVASSALKDDGSGYKDTIDESCWTPLNVSYRCATDLLTAYVRSKTLAEKEVLRYNDEKKLEVVSLVCGLVGGYKFQSLIGESMRVLVSQATKDKMRYQSLRCLEEVIGKIPVLHIEDVIDAHIFCVENPGFTGRFLCASDLLKSEEIATLIQSCCSESKIPDEHKMVNPSCSVVFGPKLMKTKEQASHI from the exons atgaaCACCAAGGTTTGCGTCACGGGAGCTACAGGCTATCTCGGTTCTGCCCTCGTTCACAAGTTGCTGGAAAAAGGTTATGCCGTCCATGCTACTCTCCGGAATTTAG GTGATGCATCAAAGACAGGGCTGCTCAAAGCTCTTCCCCACGCAGACACAAGACTCTTATTGTTTCAGGCAGATATCTACAATCCTGATGAGTTTGGTCCTGCTATTCAAGGCTGCCAGGTGGTTTTCCACGTTGCCACTCCCTTGCAGCACGACGCCTCCAGCTCTCAG TATAAGAATACTTGTGAGGCAGCTGTTGCTGGGGTGAAGGCCATTGTTGCATCCTGCATCAAATCAGGAACTGTGAAGCAACTCATCTACACTGCCTCTGTTGTAGCATCATCAGCATTGAAGGATGATGGATCAGGCTACAAGGACACAATCGATGAATCCTGCTGGACTCCTCTCAATGTCTCCTATAGATGCGCCACAGATTTATTAACT GCATATGTACGGTCAAAGACATTGGCCGAAAAAGAAGTGCTGAGATACAACGATGAGAAGAAATTAGAGGTGGTGAGTCTTGTTTGTGGACTCGTTGGAGGATACAAATTTCAATCCTTGATAGGCGAAAGCATGAGAGTGCTAGTATCCCAAGCTACCAAAGACAAGATGAGGTATCAATCTCTCAGGTGTTTGGAGGAAGTGATtggaaaaattccagttttgcacATTGAAGATGTTATTGATGCCCATATCTTCTGCGTGGAAAACCCGGGCTTCACAGGCAGATTTCTATGTGCTTCTGATCTTCTAAAATCAGAGGAGATTGCAACGTTGATTCAAAGTTGTTGCTCAGAAAGCAAAATTCCCGATGA GCACAAAATGGTTAACCCAAGCTGTTCAGTAGTCTTTGGACCCAAGCTTATGAAGACAAAAGAACAAGCATCACATATTTGA
- the LOC113728179 gene encoding NADPH HC-toxin reductase 1 isoform X1: MNTKVCVTGATGYLGSALVHKLLEKGYAVHATLRNLGDASKTGLLKALPHADTRLLLFQADIYNPDEFGPAIQGCQVVFHVATPLQHDASSSQYKNTCEAAVAGVKAIVASCIKSGTVKQLIYTASVVASSALKDDGSGYKDTIDESCWTPLNVSYRCATDLLTAYVRSKTLAEKEVLRYNDEKKLEVVSLVCGLVGGYKFQSLIGESMRVLVSQATKDKMRYQSLRCLEEVIGKIPVLHIEDVIDAHIFCVENPGFTGRFLCASDLLKSEEIATLIQSCCSESKIPDEFIEDSNRDIRWGSSKLEELGFRYKYDARVTLIDSLQYFRVPRESS, translated from the exons atgaaCACCAAGGTTTGCGTCACGGGAGCTACAGGCTATCTCGGTTCTGCCCTCGTTCACAAGTTGCTGGAAAAAGGTTATGCCGTCCATGCTACTCTCCGGAATTTAG GTGATGCATCAAAGACAGGGCTGCTCAAAGCTCTTCCCCACGCAGACACAAGACTCTTATTGTTTCAGGCAGATATCTACAATCCTGATGAGTTTGGTCCTGCTATTCAAGGCTGCCAGGTGGTTTTCCACGTTGCCACTCCCTTGCAGCACGACGCCTCCAGCTCTCAG TATAAGAATACTTGTGAGGCAGCTGTTGCTGGGGTGAAGGCCATTGTTGCATCCTGCATCAAATCAGGAACTGTGAAGCAACTCATCTACACTGCCTCTGTTGTAGCATCATCAGCATTGAAGGATGATGGATCAGGCTACAAGGACACAATCGATGAATCCTGCTGGACTCCTCTCAATGTCTCCTATAGATGCGCCACAGATTTATTAACT GCATATGTACGGTCAAAGACATTGGCCGAAAAAGAAGTGCTGAGATACAACGATGAGAAGAAATTAGAGGTGGTGAGTCTTGTTTGTGGACTCGTTGGAGGATACAAATTTCAATCCTTGATAGGCGAAAGCATGAGAGTGCTAGTATCCCAAGCTACCAAAGACAAGATGAGGTATCAATCTCTCAGGTGTTTGGAGGAAGTGATtggaaaaattccagttttgcacATTGAAGATGTTATTGATGCCCATATCTTCTGCGTGGAAAACCCGGGCTTCACAGGCAGATTTCTATGTGCTTCTGATCTTCTAAAATCAGAGGAGATTGCAACGTTGATTCAAAGTTGTTGCTCAGAAAGCAAAATTCCCGATGA GTTCATTGAGGATTCGAATAGAGATATTAGATGGGGCTCCTCAAAGCTGGAGGAATTGGGCTTTCGCTACAAATATGACGCTAGGGTGACCCTAATTGACTCTCTTCAGTATTTCAGGGTTCCACGGGAGAGTTCCTAA
- the LOC113728180 gene encoding probable WRKY transcription factor 53: MEKVNPSDQKNLIIELSQGREMANELRKQLDPVTSPATCEALVEKIVSTYDKALAMLTWRVLKEVETLPETGRKESPPFHSPVLTTPITEGSNSSGFSKDQECNKDASRKRKTLPKWSDNVRVCSASGLEGHVDDGHSWRKYGQKDILGANFPRAYYRCTHRNSRGCLATKQVQRSDEDPAVFEVTYIGRHSCIQAANSGSAIRSDGKEMRKPKKARSLERGGGNQLGAEQTPQHLGQGLKVETEVSKTKEEIFRSFSFSFKGVESDILESQFFSDVMKDCDMMGGSSPTFLSPTTSESNYFSSSCQMDNNFGIDNILQTSESDLTDMISTPTSVISSSPFGDHDFSIDQVDFDTSFTLDDDLAYFN; the protein is encoded by the exons ATGGAAAAAGTTAATCCGAGCGACCAAAAGAATCTAATAATTGAGCTAAGTCAGGGTAGGGAGATGGCAAATGAACTCAGGAAACAACTTGATCCGGTAACATCTCCGGCGACTTGCGAAGCATTGGTTGAGAAGATAGTTTCTACATATGATAAAGCACTAGCCATGTTAACTTGGAGGGTCTTAAAGGAAGTAGAGACTTTGCCAGAAACCGGCAGAAAGGAATCTCCTCCATTTCATTCCCCTGTTCTCACTACCCCAATAACTGAGGGCTCAAATTCCAGTGGTTTCTCAAAGGATCAAGAATGCAACAAAGATGCATCCAGGAAGAG AAAGACATTGCCAAAGTGGAGTGACAACGTTCGCGTTTGCTCTGCAAGTGGTCTTGAAGGTCACGTTGATGATGGACACAGCTGGAGAAAATATGGGCAGAAAGATATTTTAGGGGCTAATTTTCCAAG GGCATATTATCGATGCACTCATCGAAACTCGAGAGGCTGTTTGGCAACCAAGCAAGTCCAGAGGTCGGACGAGGATCCGGCCGTCTTTGAGGTAACCTATATAGGAAGGCATAGTTGCATTCAAGCCGCCAATTCAGGCTCAGCAATACGTTCAGATGGAAAGGAAATGCGTAAACCAAAGAAAGCTCGTTCACTAGAAAGAGGAGGGGGTAATCAATTGGGAGCAGAACAGACGCCGCAACATCTTGGACAAGGCCTAAAAGTTGAAACGGAGGTCTCGAAAACTAAAGAAGAGATTTTCCGCtcattttccttctcttttaaAGGAGTGGAATCAGACATTCTAGAGAGCCAGTTCTTCTCCGATGTAATGAAGGATTGTGACATGATGGGCGGCAGTTCGCCTACATTTTTATCTCCGACAACGTCCGAGTCCAACTACTTCTCATCATCATGCCAAATGGACAACAACTTCGGTATCGACAACATCCTGCAGACCTCAGAGTCTGATCTCACTGACATGATATCAACTCCAACTTCAGTCATCAGCAGTTCCCCGTTTGGTGATCATGATTTCTCGATCGATCAAGTGGATTTTGATACAAGTTTCACACTTGATGACGACCTCGCCTACTTCAACTGA
- the LOC113723755 gene encoding transcription factor TRY: MDNGRAKQRKIVKSYKYEEVSSTAWDFINMTEQEEDLIYRMHKLVGDRWALIAGRIPGRKPEEIERFWLMKHSEGFANKQREEPKDHSKIISSSV; this comes from the exons ATGGATAATGGTCGGGCAAAGCAGCGGAAAATCGTCAAATCTTACAAGTACGAAG AGGTGAGCAGTACTGCGTGGGACTTCATCAACATGACTGAACAGGAAGAAGACCTCATCTACAGAATGCACAAGCTGGTCGGAGACAG GTGGGCATTGATAGCTGGGAGAATTCCAGGCCGTAAACCTGAGGAAATAGAGAGATTTTGGTTGATGAAACACTCTGAAGGTTTTGCAAACAAACAACGAGAGGAGCCAAAGGACCATTCCAAAATTATCAGTTCATCAGTTTGA
- the LOC113724718 gene encoding uncharacterized protein — translation MGHGYKSPSYHSLRVNLLRNAKRDVKLVFDSFRSTWTETGCTIMGDGWKDTRQRPLINFLVYCPKGISFIKSVDASDIVTSAENLCNLFAEIVEMVGSNNVVHLVTDNANNYKAAGSLLSERYLNICWSPCAAHCINLILKDIGEMNDVKAIVSLASTVTVFIYNHKFTLNWLRKTTGWKEIIRPGETRFATTIIALKSLHDHKDSFQSLVTSGDYKQFLRIEKEKDVKQIVLDERFWNNCLIMVRIMGPIIRLLHICDIDETPSLGYVYEGMFRAINGIKRLFRNKERLYKPYIDIISDRWDRMLRKNLHAAAYYLNPAFQYESATFCTHPEVINGLLDYIETKVD, via the coding sequence ATGGGTCATGGTTACAAAAGTCCATCCTATCATTCTTTGAGAGTTAATTTGTTGCGAAATGCCAAGAGAGATGTGAAATTGGTTTTTGATTCTTTTAGAAGTACTTGGACAGAAACTGGTTGCACTATAATGGGTGATGGATGGAAAGACACTAGGCAAAGAccattgattaattttttggtttattgtCCTAAGGGTATTTCGTTCATTAAATCTGTGGATGCATCTGATATTGtaacaagtgcagaaaattTGTGCAATTTATTTGCTGAAATTGTTGAGATGGTTGGTTCAAATAATGTGGTGCACTTAGTTACTGATAATGCTAACAATTATAAAGCTGCTGGGTCTTTGTTAAGTGAAAGATATCTGAACATTTGTTGGTCACCGTGTGCTGCACACTGCatcaatttgattttgaaagaCATTGGTGAAATGAATGATGTAAAAGCTATAGTGTCTCTTGCTTCAACGGTGACTGTTTTTATTTACAATCATAAGTTCACTTTGAATTGGTTAAGAAAGACTACAGGGTGGAAAGAAATTATTCGTCCAGGTGAAACTCGATTTGCAACTACCATTATTGCATTAAAAAGTTTGCATGATCATAAGGATAGTTTTCAATCTTTGGTTACTAGTGGGGATTACAAACAATTTCTgagaatagaaaaagaaaaagatgtgAAGCAAATCGTTTTGGATGAAAGGTTTTGGAATAACTGTTTGATTATGGTGAGAATAATGGGTCCTATCATTCGTTTATTGCATATTTGTGACATTGATGAAACGCCTTCATTGGGTTATGTTTATGAAGGCATGTTTAGAGCAATAAATGGCATCAAAAGGCTGTTTAGAAATAAAGAGAGATTGTACAAGCCTTATATTGACATCATCAGTGATAGGTGGGATAGAATGTTGAGAAAAAATCTACATGCTGCCGCTTATTATTTGAATCCTGCTTTTCAATATGAGAGTGCCACATTTTGTACACATCCAGAGGTTATAAATGGCTTGCTTGATTATATTGAAACAAAAGTGGATTGA